A genomic segment from Cutaneotrichosporon cavernicola HIS019 DNA, chromosome: 7b encodes:
- the CDC15 gene encoding uncharacterized protein (Serine/Threonine protein kinases, catalytic domain) yields MRSTSPASHIPPTNLERQSSRPGSRAGSRRGSFKAPASSSRVRLDLPESPPPLPPRTSRHLRHMGNLQLGSRSTPDLGAARRAQQQRSKAAAAENGAETTGKKRGRVSLGMLFQSRHRSVSTPVAKPEDEQEELPQPPPLAAPAPAAKSAPTTPITPTFRCPSCEALDVTTPRAVSRRPSNGAGHGRQLSRGPLHSTVRTGDTFPARGPPNALYNSVYRYGHSASMTSMHGSHPPLGMSLSQTSLIHSRSSLHNLSHTSLHNSSRTSLHNNNSRTNLGLGYASTHPYNASKASLSLSQTSLILPDNGRNQLLSKDHYHLRFAATYIINLIAPSLRAANFQKSERNMEIKRITEDRLAMLQRMERTWGSSWSEAAADLLNDTPSDLPLEAQEAKLRACNITATAKARERKVFVNALADGIIFCFLFNRLFHMQPSRIQRVKVPKDETRIKANLDRFLSSCREVGVPESEMFGIGDLDEHSPEGLALVARTVLVLAQMSGPTNVPRVRIGLRLSSKSETSQSTPMAQSPSHSGTTSTTPSQRSSGVTCVAPRTLSDRLQRSGSSDLLDRLHTENGTSSGTLVSTTTATAGRTATNNEGFVQNISTTANPPLSPVGAAVSVPPIPALPDVLPQASNAPPIPTISTPMPAPVPVASTARPQLMRAGNRVQVSFASDSSSPRVSSYEWNSSVSSAHSSSYLTPLQERSPPHGVSDRMPHERTPPERSQLQERERTPSLVSASSHVPSSYSRSSMSASGFNGSGANMIGEDFHHALDEATIVDSSLQPESSTSCNSPEARNVSEHTLQEARRKIIGTLLSSTEDLSLANHIQDDARGFALSQSLAALEGAVRPPLNPRRSDSPRLRPVSRAARTQSTELEQRVGDEAAHMPLRPMSELPPRPRIRRLSVNGKIYVPRRPQSPASPSLSMHGGMVQSPDALVDSGAEFGVSRIMTKDMTKEKRRRSADCAPPGITSGRIMNLNNHSMVNLPSRRTPTLSHNNNNSRDSMVHGSLQVLEFNNSEGHESMRYQLGNCIGRGQFGSVYRSLNLSTGQMVAIKRIRLSGVKEKEVRDVMREVEVLQRLSHPGIVKYEGMSRDDQFLNIVLEFVENGSLGQTLKAFGKFNERLVASYVAKILEGLHYLHSQGVVHCDLKAANILSTKNGNIKLSDFGVSLNMRAVENFAERASIGRTVLKNEIAGTPNWMAPEVIKLSGASPASDIWSLGCTIIELITGKPPYSDVPNSMTVLFRIVEDPMPPMPETSLELQDFLKLCFVKEPALRPTAAMLFEHEWVRAGRGDLLVRPQDSLPFLRRLSQEPAHHRIESQRVFSSNAQAGAPSAAASMIDLGDTAHLAQMSMVSLHSHVVHHKDDREGSPEAVSSGKAHALVKTSFAKPITCHVCLQCLKKQALLCQTCGLITHTKCAARAHPKCDVREQLALLAHHQDWSVPTGESSPDQPTGLGISSLPARLFSRNKSKSSLVVPSNSSFDSRRRYSSGGSTPGHNSPGVEPASLRSRLSDHSDETGTGPRHPNPSTSLLRIDEDATYDRPVIRVNAPEDRKMPAPVENPGKRRSVRGEKKGDCVVQ; encoded by the coding sequence ATGCGGTCTACGTCGCCGGCCTCTCATATCCCTCCCACAAATCTCGAGAGACAATCGTCTCGCCCTGGATCGCGCGCCGGCTCTCGTCGCGGCTCGTTCAAAGCTcccgcgtcctcctcgcgtgtccgcctcgacctgccCGAGTCACCGCCCCcgttgccgccgcgcaCAAGCCGGCACCTCCGACACATGGGCAATCTGCAACTCGGTTCGCGTAGCACACCGGATCTTGGTGCTGCGAGGCGCgcacagcagcagcgcaGCAAGGCCGCGGCTGCAGAGAATGGGGCAGAGACGACGGGGAAGAAGCGTGGGAGAGTCTCGCTCGGCATGCTCTTCCAATCCAGACATCGGTCAGTCTCGACACCAGTTGCCAAGCcggaggacgagcaggaggagcTTCCACAACCCCCTCCACTTGCGGCACCCGCGCCGGCAGCAAAGTCGGCACCAACAACTCCCATCACGCCCACATTTAGGTGCCCAAGCTGTGAGGCATTGGACGTCACCACTCCTCGAGCAGTATCGCGCCGGCCATCAAATGGTGCAGGACATGGTCGTCAACTGTCACGCGGGCCGTTACACTCGACGGTACGCACTGGTGACACTTTCCCGGCACGCGGCCCACCTAACGCACTCTACAACAGCGTGTACAGGTACGGGCATTCCGCGAGTATGACGTCGATGCACGGCTCACATCCGCCTCTCGGCATGAGCTTGTCACAAACAAGTCTCATTCACTCACGCAGCAGTCTGCACAACCTCTCGCACACCAGCTTGCATAACAGCTCGCGTACCAGCTTGCACAACAACAACTCGCGCACCAACCTTGGCTTGGGCTATGCGAGCACGCACCCCTACAACGCCTCGAAAGCTAGTCTTTCTCTCTCACAGACgtctctcatcctccctGACAATGGCCGCAACCAGCTGCTCTCCAAAGACCACTACCACTTGCGCTTCGCCGCGACGTACATCATCAACCTCATCGCGCCGTCGTTGCGCGCTGCCAACTTCCAGAAGTCGGAGCGCAACATGGAGATCAAACGGATCACCGAAGATCGGCTTGCGATGCTCCAGCGGATGGAGAGAACGTGGGGCAGCTCATGGTCTGAGGCCGCAGCAGATCTGCTCAACGACACCCCTTCGGACCTGCCGCTCGAGGCGCAAGAGGCCAAGCTAAGAGCGTGCAACATCACTGCGACCGCAAAGGCACGCGAGCGAAAGGTGTTTGTgaacgcgctcgccgacggaATCATCTTTTGCTTCCTTTTTAACCGCCTCTTCCACATGCAACCGTCCCGCATCCAGCGCGTCAAGGtgcccaaggacgagacGCGTATCAAGGCCAACCTCGATCGCTTCCTGTCGTCGTGCCGCGAAGTCGGTGTgcccgagagcgagatGTTTGGAATCGGCGATCTCGACGAGCACTCGCCAGAAGGCCTGGCGCTTGTCGCGCGcaccgtcctcgtccttgcgcAGATGTCCGGCCCCACAAATGTCCCACGCGTGCGCATTGGCCTCCGCTTGTCCTCAAAGTCGGAGACTTCACAGTCGACCCCGATGGCTCAGTCTCCAAGTCACTCCGGAACCACCTCCACTACGCCGTCGCAAAGATCGTCTGGCGTTACATGCGTCGCTCCGCGGACACTCAGCGACCGCTTGCAGCGCAGCGGGTCGAGtgacctccttgaccgGCTCCACACTGAGAACGGTACCTCCAGCGGCACGTTGGTCTCGACCACGACTGCTACAGCAGGGAGGACGGCAACTAACAACGAGGGCTTTGTGCAGAACATCTCGACAACCGCCAACCCCCCATTGTCTCCAGTCGGCGCGGCTGTGAGCGTTCCACCAATACCCGCTCTCCCCGACGTCCTGCCCCAGGCCTCCAATGCTCCCCCCATCCCTACCATTTCTACCCCGATGCCTGCGCCGGTGCCCGTGGCGTCTACTGCCAGACCACAGCTCATGCGCGCAGGCAACCGTGTGCAGGTCTCGTTCGCGTCTGACTCGAGTTCTCCGCGTGTTTCCAGCTACGAGTGGAACAGCAGCGTCTCGTCCGCGcactcgtcctcgtacCTCACGCCGCTTCAGGAACGCAGCCCGCCTCACGGTGTCAGCGACCGCATGCCACATGAGCGCACGCCACCCGAACGCAGCCAGCTGCAGGAGCGTGAGAGGACGCCCAGCCTCGTCAGTGCAAGCTCTCATGTCCCCTCGTCGTACTCTCGCTCCAGCATGAGCGCCAGTGGTTTCAACGGGTCGGGGGCCAACATGATTGGCGAGGATTTCCATCACGCTCTCGATGAGGCGACCATCGTTGACTCGTCGTTGCAACCAgagtcgtcgacgtcgtgcaACTCgcccgaggcgcgcaaTGTGTCTGAACACACGCTGCAGGAGGCAAGACGGAAGATCATCGGCACCTTGCTCTCGAGCACTGAGGACCTGTCCCTGGCGAACCACATCCAGGACGACGCACGTGGCTTCGCACTGTCACAGTCCCTCGCAGCGCTCGAAGGCGCGGTTCGCCCTCCTCTCAACCCGAGACGATCAGATAGCCCGCGGTTACGCCCCGTCTCGCGTGCCGCGCGCACTCAGAGCACTGAGCTGGAGCAGCGTGTTGGTGATGAAGCTGCGCATATGCCATTGCGACCAATGAGCGAGctcccgcctcgtcctcgcaTTAGGCGGCTAAGCGTGAACGGCAAGATCTATGTCCCAAGGCGTCCGCAATCGCCAGCGTCTCCGAGCCTCTCGATGCACGGCGGCATGGTGCAGTCACCTGATGCGCTCGTAGACTCGGGTGCAGAGTTTGGCGTGTCCCGGATCATGACCAAGGACATGaccaaggagaagcgccgGCGCTCAGCCGACTGCGCCCCACCCGGAATCACGTCTGGCCGCATCATGAACTTGAACAACCACTCCATGGTCAATCTTCCCAGCCGCCGCACGCCGACGCTCAGCCACAACAATAACAACAGCCGCGACAGCATGGTCCACGGCTCGCTGCAGGTTCTCGAGTTTAACAACTCGGAAGGACACGAGAGCATGCGGTACCAGTTGGGTAACTGCATTGGGCGTGGCCAGTTCGGCTCGGTATACCGCTCGCTCAACCTCTCGACGGGCCAGATGGTTGCCATTAAGCGCATTCGACTTTCTGgcgtcaaggagaaggaggtgcgcgacgtcatgcgcgaggtcgaagTGCTGCAGCGCCTCTCGCATCCGGGGATTGTCAAGTACGAGGGCATGTCGCGAGACGACCAGTTCCTGAACATTGTGCTCGAGTTTGTCGAGAACGGCTCGCTCGGGCAGACGCTCAAGGCGTTTGGCAAGTTTAatgagcgcctcgtcgcgtcgtACGTTGCCAAGATCCTCGAGGGTTTGCACTATTTGCACTCGCAGGGTGTTGTGCACTGCGATCTCAAAGCGGCCAACATTCTCTCGACGAAGAATGGCAACATCAAGCTGTCCGACTTTGGCGTGTCGCTCAACATGCGCGCTGTCGAGAACTttgccgagcgcgcgagCATCGGGCGAACTGTTCTCAAGAACGAGATTGCGGGAACGCCAAACTGGATGGCGCCCGAGGTCATCAAGCTCTCGGGCGCGTCGCCCGCGTCGGACATCTGGTCGCTCGGATGCACGAtcatcgagctcatcaCTGGCAAGCCACCTTACTCGGACGTGCCGAACAGCATGACTGTACTGTTCCGCATTGTCGAGGACCCAATGCCGCCAATGCCCGAGACGTCGCTCGAGCTGCAAGATTTCCTCAAGCTCTGCTTTGTCAAGGAGCCTGCTCTGCGCCCTACGGCAGCGATGCTGTTCGAGCACGAGTGGGTCCGCGCTGGGCGCGGCGACCTCCTGGTTCGCCCGCAGGACTCGCTGCCGTTCCTGCGCAGACTGAGCCAGGAGCCAGCCCACCACAGGATAGAGTCACAGCGCGTCTTCTCGAGTAACGCGCAGGCAGGCGCGCCATCTGCTGCGGCATCGATGATCGACTTGGGCGACACGGCTCATTTGGCGCAGATGAGCATGGTCAGCTTGCACTCGCACGTCGTGCATCATAAGGACGATCGGGAAGGCAGTCCCGAGGCAGTTTCGAGCGGCAAGGCACACGCACTCGTCAAAACATCGTTCGCCAAGCCCATCACCTGCCACGTCTGCCTCCAGTGCCTCAAGAAGCAGGCGCTTTTGTGTCAGACCTGCGGCCTTATCACGCACACCAAGTgtgctgcgcgcgcgcacccCAAGTGCGACGTACGTGAacagctcgccctccttgcgcaCCACCAGGACTGGAGCGTACCCACTGGCGAGTCATCGCCAGACCAGCCAACGGGTTTGGGCATCTCGTCGTTGCCAGCCCGCCTCTTCTCGCGGAACAAGAGCAAGAGCTCGCTCGTCGTTCCGTCCAACAGCTCGTTCgactcgcgccgccgctaTTCGAGCGGAGGGAGCACGCCTGGCCACAACTCGCCAGGCGTCGAGCCCGCCTCTCTCCGCTCCCGCCTCAGCGACCACTCGGACGAGACGGGCACGGGGCCACGGCACCCCAACCCTTCCACGTCGCTGCTCcgcatcgacgaggacgcgacgTACGACCGCCCGGTCATTCGCGTCAACGCGCCAGAGGACCGCAAGATGCCCGCGCCAGTCGAGAACCCCGGCAAACGCCGCTCCGTGCGCGGAGAAAAGAAGGGCGACTGTGTCGTGCAGTAG
- a CDS encoding uncharacterized protein (Thiolase, N-terminal domain): MASRINTIAGHLGPSSGNPRVDRLTAKHADDIVVTCAKRTALGKARKGAFAKCSSDELLIATLKAAKKDIGIDPALVDDIVIGTVLTPGAPYAGRAASLTAGFPDTTPVQIVNRFCSSGLMAVQAIANEIRNGEIDIGLAVGFEHMTANPDDGAPKLADETMAMQVGQDCAKPMGWTSEQVAGEFHISREEMDAWAAQSHNRAEAAQNSGIFADEIAPVTINGTVVVKDDGIRPGTTPEKLAKLRGAFAQWPPSQTTGGNASQITDGGAYVLLMTRRRAEELGLPILAKHVATTSIGLAPRIMGIGPSIAIPAILKRTGLTIEDVDMFEINEAFSSMMVYCVKKLGLDPKKVNVNGGSIAFGHPLGCTGARQVATGLNAIKRTHGKILVTSMCIGLGMGAAAVWVNEQE, from the exons ATGGCAAGCCGCATCAACACCATCGCAGGTCATCTCGGGCCCTCGAGTGGCAACCCGCGTGTCGACCGCCTCACGGCCAAGCACGCCGACGATATCGTCGTCACCTGCGCAAAGCGCACCGCTCTCGGCAAGGCGCGCAAGGGCGCCTTTGCCAAGTGCTCGtcggacgagctcctcatcgccaccCTCAAGGCTGCGAAGAAGGACATTGGCATCGAccccgccctcgtcgacgacattgtCATCGGTACTGTCCTCACCCCTGGCGCACCGTACGCTGGACGCGCAGCATCGCTTACCGCTGGCTTCC CCGACACAACTCCTGTCCAGATCGTCAACCGCTTCTGCTCGTCCGGTCTCATGGCGGTGCAGGCTATTGCCAACGAGATCCGTAACGGCGAGATTGACATTGGCCTCGCTGTCGGGTTCGAACACATGACTGCGAACCCGGATGACGGGGCGCCCAAGCTCGCGGACGAGACGATGGCGATGCAGGTCGGCCAGGACTGCGCAAAGCCCATGGGCTGGACATCCGAACAGGTCGCAGGCGAGTTCCACATCtcgcgcgaggagatggacgcgTGGGCTGCGCAGTCGCATaaccgcgccgaggcggcgcagaaCTCTGGCATCTTCGCAGACGAGATCGCTCCTGTTACGATCAACGGtaccgtcgtcgtcaaggacgaTGGTATCCGCCCCGGCACGACGCCCGAGAAACTCGCCAagctgcgcggcgcgttCGCCCAGTGGCCGCCCTCGCAGACCACTGGCGGGAACGCTTCGCAGATCACAGACGGCGGCGCCTATGTGCTGCTCATGACGCGTCGGCGGGCAGAGGAATTGGGTCTCCCTATCCTCGCAAAGCACGTCGCAACCACGTCGATCGGTCTCGCCCCACGCATCATGGGCATCGGACCGTCCATCGCCATTCCCGCCATCCTCAAGCGTACCGGGCTCACcatcgaggacgtcgacatgtTTGAGATCAACGAAGCGTTCTCGTCCATGATGGTCTACTGCGTCAAgaagctcggcctcgaccccAAGAAAGTCAATGTCAACGGCGGCTCCATTGCGTTTGGACATCCCCTCGGCTGTACCGGCGCTCGCCAGGTCGCCACGGGCCTCAACGCTATCAAACGTACGCACGGCAAGATCCTGGTCACGTCGATGTGCATCGGTCTCGGCATGGGCGCGGCCGCGGTGTGGGTCAACGAGCAGGAGTAA
- a CDS encoding uncharacterized protein (FAD dependent oxidoreductase), with protein MTPDYDIAIVGAGIVGSSLAARLAPHARVLLVDRDVRGLRGSTGHAPGFVGQLNSRAPLTELAKRSVEAYRQIAGGFNPVGGLEVAYTIEELEGMEPRAVLARSRGLRAEIVGAEQAHTLAPAFVENSAGALYFPDDGTANARVITAAYQNTAISCGARFLDANVLAVEGNAIVLSNGTISATIIVVCTGVWSGQLLSLPAVVSVAHPYAYSATRATRPNSPFVRFPSAHVYARDHGSVDGVGSYDHDPVHVSTRAMDRHHTATGAWDDVFDDAITRALAMLPTHTAAGFIGMTTADKGDAAEGGEKADAAFAAMVKSREEGTAYAFNGLFQVTPDGMPLVGRVREGVYAAVGVWVTHAAGATGLIADMILQDLGKGEMKDAELREALDPLRFGDREVVDTALRTYNDIWAKEHAQVQGDGL; from the coding sequence ATGACACCAGACTACGACATCGCCATCGTAGGCGCCGGCATCGTCGGCTCgtccctcgccgcccggcTTGCACCGCACGctcgcgtcctcctcgtcgacaggGACGTGCGCGGCCTCCGGGGCTCGACGGGACATGCCCCCGGTTTCGTGGGGCAGTTgaactcgcgcgcgcctctGACCGAGCTTGCCAAACGCTCTGTTGAAGCATACCGTCAAATCGCCGGAGGTTTTAATCCCGTGGGAGGCCTGGAAGTCGCTTACACAATTGAGGAACTAGAAGGGATGGAACCGCGTGCGGTATTGGCTCGGTCTCGTGGCCTGCGAGCTGAGATAGTTGGCGCAGAGCAGGCCCACACTCTTGCTCCGGCATTCGTGGAGAATTCCGCTGGGGCACTGTATTTCCCAGACGACGGGACGGCCAATGCACGCGTCATCACGGCCGCGTACCAAAATACAGCGATTTCTTGTGGCGCAAGGTTCCTCGACGCAAACGTGTTGGCAGTGGAGGGAAACGCGATTGTGCTTTCTAACGGGACGATTAGCGCGACGATTATCGTGGTTTGTACGGGTGTGTGGTCTGGCCAACTGCTTTCTCTCCCGGCCGTCGTGAGTGTCGCGCATCCGTACGCGTACTCTGCCACACGGGCCACGAGGCCGAATAGCCCGTTCGTTCGTTTTCCATCAGCACACGTCTATGCGCGCGATCATGGATCCGTCGATGGCGTGGGAAGCTACGACCACGACCCGGTACACGTGAGTACGCGCGCCATGGACCGGCACCATACCGCGACAGGGGCATGGGATGATGTTTTCGATGACGCCATCACTCGGGCTCTCGCCATGTTACCTACACACACGGCGGCGGGATTCATTGGGATGACTACGGCCGACAAAGGAGATGCagcggagggaggagagaaaGCCGACGCCGCATTCGCGGCCATGGTTAAAtcgcgcgaggaggggacGGCATACGCGTTTAATGGATTGTTCCAGGTGACGCCGGATGGAATGCCCCTGGTGGGTCGGGTTCGGGAGGGAGTGTATGCTGCGGTGGGAGTCTGGGTCACACATGCTGCGGGGGCGACGGGGTTGATTGCGGACATGATCCTGCAAGACCTTGGCAAGGGGGAGATGAAAGATGCCGAGTTGCGGGAAGCGCTGGACCCACTCCGCTTTGGGGACAGGGAAGTGGTGGACACGGCGCTGCGTACATACAACGACATTTGGGCCAAGGAACACGCCCAGGTGCAAGGTGATGGTTTGTAG
- a CDS encoding uncharacterized protein (Aminoacyl-tRNA editing domain), whose amino-acid sequence MAAPLPSAVQLVASSTPSTTGTTPLPSGATTPTPCEPPEMVLSRDAVRRVAAALTAAGHAGAIRILPVTGNTAATAAAALNCSTGAIANSLIFTGGDKKPLLVLTSGGHRVDTRALGERLGWSKSAIKRAKPEVVKSATGFSIGGVAPVGFPQPIRTIVDEELGKYPENWAAAGHHQAVFAIAFEKLVEITGGEVMKVD is encoded by the exons ATGGCCGCACCTCTGCCATCCGCCGTGCAActcgtcgcctcgtccaccccatccaccacaGGCACGACTCCCCTCCCGTccggcgcgacgacgccgacgccgtgcGAACCCCCTGAAATGGTCCTCTCTCGCGACGCAgtccgccgcgtcgccgcagCCCTAACCGCCGCCGGCCACGCCGGCGCCATCCGCATCCTCCCCGTAACAGGCAACACGGCCGCCActgccgccgcggcgctcaaCTGCTCCACGGGCGCCATCGCCAACTCGCTCATTTTCACTGGGGGCGACAAGAAACCTCTCCTGGTCCTGACGAGTGGTGGACATCGTGTGGACACGCGCGCATTGGGCGAGCGGTTGGGGTGGAGTAAGAGTGCGATCAAACGCGCCAAACCCGAG GTCGTTAAGAGTGCGACGGGGTTTAGTATTGGGGGCGTGGCGCCAGTCGGATTCCCACAGCCGATCCGGACAATTGTCGATGAGGAACTGGGCAAGTATCCAGAGAactgggcggcggcaggTCATCATCAGGCAGTGTTCGCTATTGCGTTTGAGAAACTCGTGGAAATCACAGGGGGCGAGGTCATGAAGGTCGATTAG